The Streptomyces sp. DH-12 genome has a window encoding:
- a CDS encoding metal ABC transporter substrate-binding protein, protein MNVRRRHISAVALAAVAALGSGALTACSSDSAAAGGAGQFDVVASFYPMAFLAERIGGEHVHVTSLTQPGQEPHDLEISARQTAQLEESDAALYIKGLQPSVDEAIDQSPIATKIDAAELTSLEEHDAGHDEEHGDEHAHEDEHAHGDEHAHEDEHAHGDEHAHEDEHGHEHAHDHEGGDPHIWLDPVKYAEVAEGVGEAFQKADPDHAADYRANTATLVKDLKALDEKFRTGLANRKTDVFVTTHAAFGHLAERYGLTEEAISGLDPDSEPSGARVKELQKIAKEDGVTTVFYETLVSDRAARTLADDTGLRTDVLDPVEGITDDSRGEDYFQIMEANLTALRTALGAR, encoded by the coding sequence ATGAACGTACGACGACGCCACATATCCGCGGTCGCGCTCGCCGCGGTCGCCGCCCTCGGATCCGGTGCCCTGACCGCCTGCTCCTCCGACAGCGCCGCCGCGGGCGGCGCCGGTCAGTTCGACGTCGTCGCGTCGTTCTATCCGATGGCCTTCCTCGCCGAGCGGATCGGCGGCGAACACGTCCACGTCACCAGTCTCACCCAGCCCGGCCAGGAGCCGCACGACCTGGAGATCAGCGCCCGGCAGACCGCGCAGCTCGAGGAGTCGGACGCGGCCCTCTACATCAAGGGCCTCCAGCCCTCCGTCGACGAGGCCATCGACCAGTCCCCCATCGCCACGAAGATCGACGCGGCCGAGCTGACCTCGCTGGAGGAGCACGACGCGGGCCATGACGAGGAGCACGGGGACGAGCACGCCCACGAGGACGAACACGCCCACGGCGACGAGCACGCCCACGAGGACGAGCACGCCCACGGCGACGAGCACGCCCACGAGGACGAGCACGGCCACGAGCACGCCCACGACCACGAGGGCGGCGACCCCCACATCTGGCTCGACCCGGTGAAGTACGCCGAGGTCGCCGAGGGCGTCGGCGAGGCCTTCCAGAAGGCCGACCCGGACCACGCCGCCGACTACCGGGCGAACACCGCGACCCTGGTCAAGGACCTCAAGGCGCTCGACGAGAAGTTCCGCACCGGCCTCGCGAACCGGAAGACCGACGTCTTCGTCACCACCCACGCCGCCTTCGGCCACCTCGCCGAGCGCTACGGACTGACCGAGGAGGCCATCAGCGGCCTGGACCCGGACTCCGAGCCCAGCGGGGCGCGCGTGAAGGAGCTGCAGAAGATCGCCAAGGAGGACGGCGTCACCACCGTCTTCTACGAGACCCTGGTCAGCGACCGGGCCGCCAGGACCCTCGCCGACGACACCGGCCTCAGGACCGATGTCCTCGACCCGGTCGAGGGCATCACCGACGACTCCCGCGGCGAGGACTACTTCCAGATCATGGAGGCCAACCTCACCGCCCTGCGCACCGCGCTGGGCGCCCGGTGA
- a CDS encoding metal ABC transporter ATP-binding protein, translating into MTAEPVITLRGVRAELGSRPVLRGIDLTVRRGEVVALLGANGSGKSTAVRTVIGQVPVTAGEIELFGAPRRRFRDWARVGYVPQRTTAAGGVPATVTEVVSSGRLARTRFGLFRKGDREAVRRALELVGMADRAKDSVDALSGGQHQRVLIARALAAEPELLIMDEPMAGVDLASQEVLAETLRTQVGRGATVLLVLHELGPLEPLIDRAVVLRDGCVLHDGPPPKAVGQHALPGHDHVHPHAPADAGPIRTGLLS; encoded by the coding sequence ATGACCGCCGAGCCCGTCATCACCCTGCGGGGGGTGCGCGCCGAGCTGGGCTCGCGCCCCGTGCTGCGCGGCATCGACCTCACCGTGCGCCGCGGTGAGGTCGTCGCCCTGCTCGGCGCCAACGGCTCCGGCAAGTCCACCGCCGTGCGCACGGTCATCGGCCAGGTGCCGGTCACCGCCGGCGAGATCGAGCTGTTCGGCGCCCCGCGGCGCCGGTTCCGCGACTGGGCGCGGGTGGGCTACGTCCCGCAGCGCACCACGGCCGCCGGCGGAGTGCCCGCCACGGTCACCGAGGTCGTCTCCTCGGGACGGCTCGCCCGCACCCGCTTCGGGCTGTTCCGCAAGGGCGACCGCGAGGCCGTCCGCCGGGCCCTGGAGCTGGTCGGCATGGCGGACCGCGCCAAGGACTCCGTCGACGCCCTGTCCGGCGGCCAGCACCAGCGGGTCCTGATCGCCCGCGCCCTCGCCGCCGAACCGGAACTGCTGATCATGGACGAGCCGATGGCGGGGGTGGACCTGGCCAGCCAGGAGGTCCTCGCCGAGACGCTGCGCACGCAGGTCGGCCGGGGCGCCACGGTCCTCCTCGTCCTGCACGAACTGGGCCCGCTGGAACCCCTGATCGACCGGGCGGTCGTGCTCCGCGACGGCTGCGTGCTGCACGACGGCCCGCCGCCCAAGGCGGTCGGCCAGCACGCCCTGCCCGGCCACGATCACGTACACCCGCACGCACCGGCGGACGCCGGACCGATCCGCACGGGACTGCTGAGCTGA